aactgttgcgcgaagaagagaattatatttaGAGATAGCAGGAAGAGTTATGCCCATTTATAGGGGACTCTATTCTGTGAGCCAAGATGGCTAATGAAAGAAGCTACGTATTTGTTAATATTATGAAAGCGTTGTCATTTCAAGTATCTATGGTAACACGTCTTGTCTATTCTGTGTTTTTCttacatttatttctaaaaaaaaaaccccaacaaaTTGTCGCCATAGTTTCCAGTGCATATTACGTTACCAAAGTTCCAATCCTCCCCACTCCCCACACCGTAAGTTTGAATGTCAGTCGCCGCCCCTGTCTAGTCTCATgcataaaaattgttttatctcAGAGTCAGATGAAACGATATGACTAACGTTCGGTCAGCGAATTCAGATTCGATAACGCCCGGGGGCAGAGGAATGCTATTTGCCGATACCATAAACTAATAGGAACTCATAGCAGAGCATCGGGAGCATTACAGATGTTATCGTGGTATCGATTACACACGGATCTCCTCGTGACTCGATCGCCTCTGTCTGATTGGTCAGATTCTTAGTGAACCGGTTCTAATGTCAACTGGTTCGACCAGGCTAAACTCTAGATAAAccgatagaaagaaaaaaacaacactttaccTTATTTCAACAACATGTTAGAAAGTTAACCGGTTCTAATGTCAACCGGCTCGATAGAAGTCAAATAGAGATAAACTGTGAATTGGTTCAAAATTACCATTTCTAAACATTTCTAAAATTCAAAAACCTTTAAAAAGTATAGGCTAATGCAACTTATTCGTATCCCGACATCCTGATATAAAAGATTACCACTTTGAAATAAGTCCTTGTCTGTCTCCAAAGATTGATTGCAGTATTTCACCTGATTCCTcagacccagttgtgacctacatattttgccacacctatACATGACCACAACCAGGAAGTTTATTTAAGTTATcctttcgccgtctacgtctgtcttcCTTGTGGGCAGTCGTCTCAAATAAATATCGCATGACCTTTATAAAGGTTCTCCTGATGTGTTTTTTAGAAATTATTTCCGGCCGGATGTTCGCCTTTATGCCAATGACGCCTAAGTTGATCTTTGTAACACTGACCTCCTTTTAGCTCGCCCACGAACCAAAAGTTGTTCTTTGACAGACATCTGCCTCACCGGATAGGTGTCCTAGCCAGTGATGTGATCGAACAATAAGCAGAGTTATTACATTGTCCACACCTGCGTCCAGCACAACACGAAGCAGACAGGTGTAAAGATACTATAATCATAGTCATACAAAAGGATTCTATCTGAAAACCACAGCTTGATTTTATATACAGATATATGTACTAGCCGcatatgacccgcggcctgcgggccttagtttgggtattactgatctactggattgaaaatgaaagtagattGTTAAAATGATTTTTCCCCTTTAAGCCGACCAagtataaaatactgtgaaaacgggtttaacCGATAGTTTGAAAATTTCGTTCGTTAATGCTTTacggttgtgggagggacattaaacatacactacggtctccgtcATGATCTAAGGGACATTTATACcaggttttatcaagattggtcaaacggttttggacttacacacacacacacatacatacatacatacatacatacatacatacatacatacataaaccttacattttattatatatgtatatatacatatgtaatgGCAGGCGGCTGTTTGATACTTAGCTTCACAGACATGGTAACTGTCCTACTACTTTTAAGTTGTGGTCATGCTGAGGAATGTCCTTTGGAAGACTTCTCGTACATGACTTCCGTTTTTATGAGATTGATAGGGAGCTTCATCGAATTTGTTGACAAGGTGAAGCTCCTGCTAGGTGTTTGCCAGACGGGCGCAATCATGTATTTCCTTTTAGTTTATGAGAGAATGCATAGACTTTAGAGGGAACTCTACGTgttgcatgtatatgcatctatAATAGATTAGGTTAAGTGGGACTACGACTGGCCCACACGGGCTGCCCACGAGTTTTGAGTAACACAAAACTCcctttatctttttttcatGTATGGAAATGTTGGGACAAgcaaatagtttgtttttttttttgtttaggtgGTGTTGGTGGTGGTACGTGTACTCCTGTTAAGAAATACCGTCCTATGTCCTAGCCTGTCCTGGTCCTTATATGTCCTGGTCCTTTTAAACATGGGACTATTTATGTTACGTAGAGTTTCTTTATCTTTCGTCTCATCAAGCTTTGAGTCTATTGTATTAGCCTGTGCTGACCCAGTCCCTCTGATATGACATCTCACGTCATTTCCTGGATAGTTCTGACATCCCTGGGCTGACCTCTGACCTGCCAATTATCATTCAAGCATCAAAATCCACCCCTAACCGCTTCCCCCTACACACATATTTCTGATGCTCCATCATTCCccccttctctcttttcttactCACGTTGAAAAGCACGTTTGATCCTTGACTTAACTCATAGAATTACGTAGACGGTTTCGTCACAGCGTGAAACCATTCAAGCCATTACTCTCCACACAGCCGAATATCAAAGCAAGATATATTAATGAGAGCTATTGTTTAAGGAATCTTTTGCCTTTTCTTTTGCAGaaaatccttttattttcttgacttAATGCATTCGCTGGACAATAAATCAATTAACCAAAGAGATGAAACGCTTCTTCTAATACGTGGCTTGTTTCTCGTGTTCGCAAGCTGACTATTTTTGGATATTTtaactttgtgtttttttaaataaccgtAAATCTTTCAGGGAATGCATGACAGAAAGATATGTCTGATTAAAACGATTAGTCCTACACGTTTTAGCTGACATGTGTACATTGTAAAAaattttagtttcattatctgATCTTTTAACTTCTTGTCTCAGaatggtggaggctgtccaggtctaagcaagctattatagcacaatgcaggacaggccactgtcctatTCCCTCATATTTCTCATGGCTATGGTCAAACTTCGACTCATGAGGCCACCGCTGCGGAGAAGAGGAAACCGTATCTcgtattctgtttgactgcgtcaggcttgctgatctccgtctcgacatgTCTGAGAAACCAAAAATTTTCGGCCTGTATGGCGACAtacatgcactacgcaagacatcagggtttctgtccagggcttttgcaagagaggatttgaacctctcaagccctcactcaaatggagtttgatgatgatgatgataatgatgtcTCTGACTATGGTAAAGAGCACTTAACTAAAACACTAAGCGTTCTTAATACAGACTACTCCTTCAATTCAACAGTACCCCTAAGACTAATTAGCATACATTAGTTCACATGTCAAGGGGTTGGACTAACGAGGTGTACTATGGCCGAGATCTTCATTGCTGAGACAGATGGATACATTGTGGAAAGATATAACTTCATAACTGTAAGACAGATGGATGTATTTTATCTTTaaagttaatatttttatgTGAAACAAAGGTCAAGTATAACATTTAATTATTCGTTTtcaatttttaatgtttgattttcTTGTATGGAATATACCATTTAGCCCATTGTACTAAAAGTATTAACGGaacgaaatataaaaaaatgttcacctaATTTTGGAACAATTGTATCAACAGCTCTTTACGTAAGATCATGAATTTTTCTTTACTCCCAGCGTCTCAGGTCCCAATACCTAACTTATATAACTCACATATTCAAATACATGTCATATCTCATATACTTAATACCTCACACCTATCACATAGTCCATTTGCTTGATATACTTCACAAACTATAATACCTGACATAAGTCTCATACACTTCATATACCTCAGTACCTCAGCGATCTCATACATTTCATATACTTAAATACCCtgctcaattttatttttaaaaaatactaccTCCAGAAACCGCCCCATTCATTATTGAAGCTACTTAAACTCTATTTACTATTTACCCTTTAATTTCAAGACAAAACTGCTTTCTCCTAAACGTAGCTGTAGGTTTTGTAGTGTTCAAACTATGACATTACAGTCACATAGTGCACAGCTTGTTGACATATTGCGCAGACATAGTGCACAGCTTGTTGACATATTGCGCAGACATAGTGCACGATGCGCATACTGATAGCACGTCATGTAGACATACTGCATGGAACGCAAGCATAGAGCACGTCTTCCAGGAACGTGACCTAAATATTTGCAGCAGAATGAAGAAATAACTAGTgtagaattatttaaaaactaaaactgtaACCAAATGTATCTGTACTATTTCATGTTTTCGTGGGTTGTTAATTTTAAGTTTATATCGATTCCAGTCTGTGTGGTTCAAactttgaacatgttatttctttcACACCCTTTcgtggatcaagttgaaacttcacacaattatttgttgtacctaacaaacatgactcaataaaaaaaaattgtaacaaaattGTCAAATAATAACTGgtgattaataattttgtttgatacgaaaaaataaatttatccttcagtattaagagatttggctaaatatgtggagttatttccccTAAGATaactgtacacgttatttctcccaaaccccaATCTCggctcaagttgaaactttcaacaattatttattgtaactaacaaaacatgaaacaacTAAAGATATATCCactaattagtctattaattactggcaattaattaattttgtttgatatcaaaaaaaagaaatacatttttacataaTTAAGATGCATAGTAGTAAATGTGTAGTTCTGCCCATTTGATAAGCTCTGGTTGTTTTTCAttaagtatatttatattttgcttgtttcatttTCAGTTGAAATGCTTCTGATAATGTTGCTGACTCTTGTACTTGTGACTCTGATCACCTTCTGTTGTGAAGCCGCTTTCTTGCTAACTATGacgccgaatatcaaatttggAAATGAATTTCAAAAGAATGTTTCTCTTGAGTGCAGGTACTGGGGTAACGATGCCGCGAGCAACATTCGTAGCGTCAGCCGAATCGCCATTTTGAAGGAAGTGACGTCACAGGAGGGTGCCCTCGTTGCTAATGTAAACAACGAGACAAAATGGGTTGTCGCCCCTTTCTTGTCTCCTTCTGTCTTCGTCTCCGGGAACGCTAGCACGCTGCAGGACACCTTCTTGCGCCTAACCTGGCCCGTTGTGACTTTCGACTTGTTCGAGAAATACGTCTGTGAAGTGAACGGGTTCGATTCTGCCAACAGCGTCGTTACAGAAAGATCTCCGGAATTCGTGGCTGCTGAGAGCAATCTAACGGTGAATGACATTCTGGCGCTCATggtgatagagagacaagaagaAAGAAGTTACTGTGATAGAAAGATCGCAGAGGCTAACGTAAGCTCACTGAGCAGGGTGGTCGAGGAGGTAGAATCAAATAAAAGGGAGGTTACTCAGCTTACTCAAAATATTTCCGGCTTGTATCACCATCCAATGCTGCAATTCTGGCCCGAAGGAAGCTACGCCATCCTCATGCCGGAATCGGGATGTCCACTCGAAGTAGCCGCTAACTGGACGAAAGGTTATCGAAGGTTTCACACTGAGTCGGAAGGCACAAACCACAATAACGTCTCGGAACACTCCCACTTAATGAAGCCGGTGATGCAGAAGATAAGTACTGACTACTTTTTCTTCCAGCACTTTTGCGTCATGATCGACTCTCCCGGGCACCCCTGGCCCAACGGCTCTTACTGCATCTCCAGAAGAGGGGGTAGCTGCCCACCTGGGTTTTCATCCGGCTCCATCGAAATAGACGGGGAAGACACGAACGGTGGATCCCGCACCGACGGCTCGCTGCCCGACGGCGTGTACAAGACCAGCGACACCACGATGTTTTATTGCTGCCGCTCTGATGGATCACCTGATGACCGAGTTGAGCTCCCAACCCTTCGGCCGTTTTACCTGTACAGGTACAATGGCACCTGCCAAGACGTGGTAGGTATGAGCGTCACTGAAGAGGAGATTATCATGGACTCCGAAGACTTTAGCAACACAGATAAATATAGCAACGCTTTTCACCCCGATGGACAGGTCAACAACATTATTATCTATATTTGTTACTACAGCAAAGTATAAAGGACTGGGTTGATCTCATGCATGTAAAAACTATGGGCCCAAAGGCTTGGGATCTGCATGTACACGGACATTGcatgttggttttatttttggGTGAAAATTTGAATCCCGACTTTGTATGTGTCTGTGTTACcgtcaaaataaacaaataagcaaataaatatatacCTACATGAATAGAACTGCTTGATAGGTATGAAATATTGAGGTGTGATAtaactatttaaataatttataataattataataataatgagtaCTGTTTATATATCCTGGGAAATTTGAACAATTCAGACGTgttacttttaaattatttttacaatttaatgaCTTTATGCTGATTGACATTTTGTATAACTTACAAAGCCTTCACTTGGCTGATTTGATCTTTTCGACTCGTAaatgctattttattttattatacacATTTGTTTGAAGACAAACAACAACTTAGCCTGTGTATATTTATTAAAGACTTAAAACTctgcaaagtcattggttttcctggcagaTTCAGACAACGCGTTGCATGCGCTAATGGCACTTGCACGAATGTGTCCTAGTATTGGGAATAAGAAATGTCTCTTTAACTTTGTATGTCTCGTAGTATTTTACTATGCCTTATTTTTGTAATAGAAAGGTATGGCTTAAAGCTGTATGTATTCATGCTATTTGACTTTTTAGTATCTTCTGCCCTAAATCTGTCAAACTCTTTCCCTTTTCGATCTTTCGAACTGTCTCTGGTGCTGGAATAAAGCTTTTTGGTTTTCTCCTAGTGACTCTATAATGAAAATAGAAACCTTTTCATTTATTGATAAAGTTAATTCTCGGTTTCCCGCGCAATTGGCTTGGCTAATGAAATTAGGTCTGTGGCCAGACATTGGTCAAGTGTGTGGTCAATCTGTGTGCGGAATAATTCATGGAGCAGGGTGGTCAGTTGTCTGAGAGAAAGTTTCACTTGGACGTTTTCATTGTGAATGTTGAGAGATTCTAACAGAAGGGAAACTCTCTTTCCGAAATGCCCAGAGTATAATCAAATACATTATCACCTATACAATTATTACATTcagatatatacatacaaaagtATTACAGAATCGCGTTACAGCGCCCGCGGGGCCCAAACCATAAGAATTTAATTGTTGAAAATTCTTACATAATGTAATTGTAACATAAACCAACCGTATACCTTGTGctattaaattatattacatttttttatatttacacaGCACTCTTAAGATTCTAGAATGAATGTTATTAAAGTTAAGAAACTCTTATCTTACTACAGCGTTTCCTTAAAGTAACGTGTAAGGTTTTAAATAATTCtagtaatgataataatgataataatgataatattacTACGAGTAATAAAAGCTAAAAGGATCCACTGGACGAAAGAATTGAATATTGAACTAAAATGAAAGCGTTCTTCCGTAATTTCAAGGGAGGCCACCTGCGTCAATCGTCGTCATCCTAACTTTCCACAGAACAGTCTGATAGCGCGTTTTCCGAGCATCTGAGCACGCTAGAGACGCCTGCGTTGCATAGACCTGGACAGGTAGATGGTAATCGAATTGAGATCGCAGTGCGCCGATGTAGAGGGCCCTCAGTACATCAGttcacgccccccccccacttcgtTCCAGCTAACTTCTTAACAATGTTCAATCCCTGGGAGACCATCTTGCGTACGTTTGGATACGACCACATACAGTCAATTTCTGATCTAGGATGAGTCAACTTCTGATCTAGGATGAGTCAATTTCTGATCTAGGATGAGTCAATTTCTGATCTAGGATGAGTCAATTTCTGATCTAGGATGAGTCAATTTCTGATCTAGGATGAGTCAATTTCTGATCTAGGATGAGTCAATTTCTGATCTAGGATGAGTCAATTTCTGATCTAGGATGAGGCAATTTCTGATCTAGGATGAGTCAATTTCTGATCTAGGATGAGTCAATTTCTGATCTAGGATGAGTCAATTTCTGATCTAGGATGACACTCCTAAACAGGCCCAAATATTTGCACGCTTGTACGACCATGTTGGTTCTGAGTTTGGAGGTCAAGGATACAGAGCTCATAAGTTACCAGGACGGCAGACGTTCGCTACCGACGTCTTCTAGTACATTTACTCTCCATTGCAACCTTAAATCAGCTGTCATCAGGGACATGTCTGGCCGCGACACACTACAATTAATGTCCTGTTTTAGGGACTGCAATGAATTGTGTCTCTCCCaaacgtctctctctctgtcctggCACAGAGAATGAATAATATCGATCGATTTCtaacataatatatatagatataaagtaAGCAATGTGTACATATTCTACTAGAtcacattatttttgtttttgtttatttgctaccctactttgatattttggtattacAAATAACATTGACTCGTTAAACTTCACGAATTAATGTTATGAAATTCCAGTATATGccattccttttattttttatgaggATTGCATCAACATTCTTCTCCACTTTGGATAGTCCTACTGACTATTAATAGAGGTTTCCATTATGGTTCACTAACACGCCGCCAATTCAACAAAAACTAGAGCGTTGGGGAACATTTAAACtcattgatttttatttaaacaagtaacttatactaaaaaaaaaataattgttaaagaCATTCCCTTCTTTATTCACTGCTGGATGTACTATAGgtaaactaaatttaaacttAGGGCCCCAGACAGATCGCCCCTCTCCCCCACAAAAAATTTCCGAATGATCTAATGTCACATACTTAATTATAGTATCGatcatttttttaagaaatgtccgtaattttagtaattttaaacattttttattattatccgctgccgaggacaaacgcagacggcgaaaagaaaatctaaatcgaccacctgtggacaatggttatgctgcCCAgcaagtggcaaaatatgtaggtcacagctggggctgcgctgccaagggaaatactgcattcctcactaatctttggactcgaagacaagcgttattattattattattattattattattattattattattattattattattattatgttagaaatgaacgagtagtcattctctggtgctgccagggtcgagtttcgctaaagagaaacaaaattcatcgtagttcctttaacagtttccactgaggaattttctggtgatgtggcaggtctgcagcagtaccgccctctgacaggcaacgaagatgtcaTTGTAATTTGTCAGTGAAGGGGAGAGCATCACTGctgggagggggagagagagagaggtgtcTTAGTATTTCGTTAGGTCATCTCGAAAGTgattagttagatagataggtagatagatagatatatagatagatagatagatagatagatagatagatagatagatagatagatagatagatagatagatagatagatagatagatagatagatagatagatagatagatagatagatagatagatagatagatagaaaaggGAGAGCCCAGAGCCAGGGGTACAGGGGAGTTAAAAGGATGAGATACCCTGATGTTGAGAATATTTGATTGACTTCAATTTTACACAAGCCGGAAATGCTTCCTGACTGCGTGTAAATTGAGAGATCTAAATAACTCGAAATGTAAACAGTCAGCCCAAGGTGTATCTAGCAGCCAATTGTTGGCGGGACCAGTTATACTAGTTACTAGCTGAATGTATTCCTCCACAGTGGCACGCGGGGGAGGCAGGAAGAGTGCCAGGCAAATACTGTTTATTGTGACTCTCCAAGTCTGAATCAACAGAGGTCCTCGCGAAATAAAACAACATGGTTTATGACGGGGGCCCACTTAAGTTGTGGCCCCACTTGACTCCCTCACTTCCGCGAATGTAAACTTTGGCGGGAGTTTTTATTGAATCTGATTAGGTCTTGTTATTTCATCCTGAGTCTACAATATGAACAGTTTGAACCAAAGCTGTGGAAAATAGACTTCGCCACAATTGGGACGATAAACAAGACCAAAATATTAAGCCGATCTTATTACACGTTAAGTACGTGGCTAGGGCATcaccagcctttttttttaggaaaaccAGAGGACCGCCTAGAGCCTCAGCTGCCCATATGGCACGCCGGAGTTGTTGCCAAAAGGGATTTTGTGGTTAATCCTCCCttccaataaaaaacaaaaccaaagcaGAACTATAGTTACCATTGGAGCCTATCAAATTTGGTTATTCTGCCATTTGTTGGAAGCCGTTACTAAAGTAAATCTACGAGAGTTCAAGgcacagatttaaaaaacaaaaaataaaaaactaaagcaaactacagtcatatTAAGTCCAaatatttaacacatttattggTTTTTCTACCAGTCGTTGGGCTtccattaataaaatgcagtgaatagcaCATTTGatatatgatgatgatgattatgacCTACAATGTTTTTAATAGAAGAGTAGCAGGATATTTTACTGGAGACACACCAAAGTAAGCATTTTGTGTTTCTAATACAAGAAGTAATGCTTGTCTCCGGGAATCTACTGTCCTTCCACTAAATccaaaaagaaacttttctaGGGAACAGAAGACGTTAGGTGAAACAAAGGGACCGgatgtaattatatatataggcctactagacatatattacccgcggcccgcgggtcttaatttgcgtatcactgtcgatatatcAAATAAGCAAATTCACGACAGTCACAgagagtgttttgtaatcaattaaacgaaataataatgttataagtaaagcgaatgcgtgaatgtaaaaatagtatcaaaatagctaatcgacctaactccatttttttcaaataaaaacatttgcttgcatgcctacatatatttatttagactatgaaatgaatagacttaattttgtatgttcatgtgtttaagtataaattagatcttgagttagacatagatctagatttagactaatctaaagttaaatattggcttggagaGCTCATTCTACGATGCGAGAAGGCTTTGCTCTGCGCATGCGCGAACTTTTTTAGTGCGCGATTCATGAATGGATATATCTCAACATGGtttcgcagctttagcgaacgaatgcatgaaaaatgctttagaaaaacaaatttgaatgttactttgattaaaatatgaaatgaatggactataattagtatgttcatgtgtttaattataaaactatctttgctaAGAGAAATTGTATCATCTTAGAGTGGAattaagagttttagacctagaaatagagagatgtgttattgtgtaacatttcgcgtaatgtctaatgaaagaatgttcgtcaggaattTTAAATTCGctgatataaggaacgaatttatgtaaaaatgcatttgaaacacatatttgaagcttaattttattaaataatgaaatcaatagactatattttgtattatcaTGTGTCAACGTAAAatactatctgcgcaaagtgtagtttctaaaattagatctagatctagatcctttcgatcttttcatgTAAATTTGGTAAACATAGACTAGATCGATAAAGttataatactttcatagagttggtcaacttttttttttttagggtcttaaatttgttttagtgctacaatacatacactacggtctaagttagtaggcctacccaaggaacatttctgccaagttttatcaacattggtcaaacggttttgatttctattcataacatacatacatacatacatacgccttactttctactttatagtttagatataggcctatatattgtgtgtgtgagcaaaggaaaaaaaatcaccccACTAAAGTTATtactacattctgtacaatgcaAGTTATAGAAAtgtttctctatttaaaaaataattattgctCAGAATTCAAGTGGATCTAGCTAGACCTAGATATCTGactgagctaaaaaaaaaaaaaaactttttgaacgCTATCCCGTTGGTCCACGTTTTGTTTTTAGACATGCGCAGTCtgtgtcaatgttttttttctaatcctCGCACACACATTTCATCACTGTCCATGCTTATTGACCGTAAAATAACATTCTAACATTCAAGGCCATTGTGTCTACTAGAGTCTACATAAATCCTTTTCACcggaggcttttttttttttttacaatcatttCGTTTTGGCCGAGTTTCTTCTCTCTGGATTCTTGTTTGTCTCCACTCGACTATGCTGCCTCCTTGTTGTCTTCCCTTGAGTGCCTCTTTTCTTAGATTAACTCCCTTAGTGAAGCAGTTTCAATGCATGTTGTGTTGAAGTCATTAAACACATGTCCAGAACATTTCCAATACGTAATATTTAGAGgtaaaaaatagaatctattcAAAACTTTTTCACAATTCTTTGATGTTCAaaacaaatctattttttatgGGTTATCTAGAAATGTTCTGGAAGTTGATTACACAGTTTTATATCAgcgataaaataaatgttttattactATTCAGACTGTATGTTGTTTATATGTTCTCTAAGGTTTATAATACTAAAGCAATGTTATAGAGACCCCCTGgcgacaacggctttgtctgtgCGATATGACGAATTatctaggtcacagctgggtctaAGTAGCCAATTGAAACACTGCACAATGTCTTACATTACTCTCCTTTGAGATTCGACTTTAAAAAGTAGTTATtaatttcttcttcttgttgTTCTTCTAATTAAACAAGATGTCAACTATTTTTCAATATCCTAGGAAACATGTCATTGTAGGATCATTCTGTCtatcaaaaaaaataatgtcataCATCTCGAGTGTATCGAGACTATGTGTGAACTTTCCCTACCAATCTTCCTATAGTTATCATTCCATCTACGCTAAACAGAAGGAAATCAGGACCTTCAGTTCCGGTAGTCACTAGGTCACTAagcataataatataatttataaaaaaaattagcacgAGTGGGGTTCGAACCCACGCGGAAATAATTCCATTGGATCTTAAGTCCAACGCCTTAACCACTCGGCCATCGTGCTGCGCGTAAATCTGggttaaatattttaatgtcttcatcaatGAAAATTGTCATTAGGGAAAATGTATAATAAGTGTCACGTGGTAAAGAATTACATATGTGACAGTAGCtgtttgtgttttctttaaGTCGCCAACAGATCGCCATTTCAACGACCCGATAATCGCCCTTGTTATCCAGTGACGCTTACACGCAATCCTTCAGTTTATCAATCGAATAACTGAAGCCAGGCTGAGGTCAACGTGACGTCTGCTGACATTGTTGTGCAGAACACagtgaaagatttttaaaagtttcccGCTTCATCGCTAATAGACGTCTGCTGACTGAAGTGTTCTGGGCATAGTAGACGTATCCAAATCGATTTCCAATTCCAATCGCTTCCATTCCTTCAGGTGGTGGTACTTTAGGTGGTAGTAGTTTAGGTGGTAGTACTTTAGGTGG
This genomic stretch from Biomphalaria glabrata chromosome 4, xgBioGlab47.1, whole genome shotgun sequence harbors:
- the LOC106078851 gene encoding uncharacterized protein LOC106078851 is translated as MLLIMLLTLVLVTLITFCCEAAFLLTMTPNIKFGNEFQKNVSLECRYWGNDAASNIRSVSRIAILKEVTSQEGALVANVNNETKWVVAPFLSPSVFVSGNASTLQDTFLRLTWPVVTFDLFEKYVCEVNGFDSANSVVTERSPEFVAAESNLTVNDILALMVIERQEERSYCDRKIAEANVSSLSRVVEEVESNKREVTQLTQNISGLYHHPMLQFWPEGSYAILMPESGCPLEVAANWTKGYRRFHTESEGTNHNNVSEHSHLMKPVMQKISTDYFFFQHFCVMIDSPGHPWPNGSYCISRRGGSCPPGFSSGSIEIDGEDTNGGSRTDGSLPDGVYKTSDTTMFYCCRSDGSPDDRVELPTLRPFYLYRYNGTCQDVVGMSVTEEEIIMDSEDFSNTDKYSNAFHPDGQVNNIIIYICYYSKV